A stretch of the Papaver somniferum cultivar HN1 chromosome 6, ASM357369v1, whole genome shotgun sequence genome encodes the following:
- the LOC113285624 gene encoding uncharacterized protein LOC113285624 isoform X1 has product MAEIIESTVFYSLIKKHFIEVCLESKKGCSNEEEEEEEESLLDIEPQWRNKTPQVLLQHLLPIMMQICLNMLYINNRYRLKWKNYRTHLNNVNGGYSKLEQRRWVMRRQWHACAGSETVKFHRRKLGVSHHFPFESSKCKKNIVI; this is encoded by the exons ATGGCGGAGATAATTGAATCGACTGTATTTTATTCTTTGATTAA AAAACATTTTATTGAAGTTTGTTTAGAATCAAAAAAAGGCTGCTCGaacgaggaggaggaggaggaggaggagagtcTGCTCGATATAGAGCCGCAATGGAGAAACAAGACCCCCCAAGTTTTACTTCAGCATCTTCTGCCAATAATGATGCAAATCTGTTTGAACATGTTATATATCAACAACAGGTACAGGTTGAAGTGGAAGAATTATCGGACGCATCTTAATAATGTCAATGGTGGGTATTCAAAATTGGAGCAAAGGAGGTGGGTGATGCGGAGACAATGGCATGCATG TGCAGGTTCTGAAACTGTCAAGTTCCATCGAAGGAAATTGGGTGTTAGTCATCACTTTCCTTTTGAAAGTTCcaaatgtaaaaaaaatataGTCATCTGA
- the LOC113285624 gene encoding uncharacterized protein LOC113285624 isoform X2, translating to MAEIIESTVFYSLIKKHFIEVCLESKKGCSNEEEEEEEESLLDIEPQWRNKTPQVLLQHLLPIMMQICLNMLYINNRYRLKWKNYRTHLNNVNGGYSKLEQRRWVMRRQWHAWF from the exons ATGGCGGAGATAATTGAATCGACTGTATTTTATTCTTTGATTAA AAAACATTTTATTGAAGTTTGTTTAGAATCAAAAAAAGGCTGCTCGaacgaggaggaggaggaggaggaggagagtcTGCTCGATATAGAGCCGCAATGGAGAAACAAGACCCCCCAAGTTTTACTTCAGCATCTTCTGCCAATAATGATGCAAATCTGTTTGAACATGTTATATATCAACAACAGGTACAGGTTGAAGTGGAAGAATTATCGGACGCATCTTAATAATGTCAATGGTGGGTATTCAAAATTGGAGCAAAGGAGGTGGGTGATGCGGAGACAATGGCATGCATG GTTCTGA